The DNA sequence ATTGGCTACGTAAGGCAGCTACCAGCGTCTTATTCAACCACGCACACCTTGTTGAAAACGTTTCTCTGTCACACGAGTGCCTTCGATTTAAAGTGTTGAATCTTAATCTTAATGAATCCTTGCCAACTAGCttagctttctgtcgttccaagCATCAACAGGTCAGCAGTCGAAATAAGCGAGGGACGTTTAAAGTATTGGTGCGAAAAacgcagggaagagattgatacggcCGGATCCgtttacaggcataggtagcggcacaaggtagatacagaagttttgaggaagagaaaaaagttgAGGAAGGTATACACGAAGATGCTGGAATGGAAAGCATGTGTACAGCGTACCTGATTAACTAAAGCAGACTAGCTGAGTACTTGTCACCGCcacatttcaaaggggatgccagtaaaccaccaccaccaccaccatcatcgtcatcatcatcgtcatcatcatcatcatcatcatcatcgtcgtcgtcgtcatcatcatcatcatcatcatcatgtctgCGTCCTCGGTATTCCGTAAATGCTAATACGTATGAAGTGACTAAAGCTCTCACAGTAATGCGAACACTTATGTATGCAAAGTTTGAGCGTACGTACGTGGCGCCATCGTTCCTAGTACTATAGGCGCATGCGCAACTCTACAGGAGAGACTCATTGCAGAGCCCCATTACTGTTAAGTCGCATATCGCATCTCCTGATTCCTGTCCCTTGTGTCGATTCCTGAACTATATGTTAAACTCTTTCAGTTGTTACCTttattttcttaatttcttcTTTCCGTGGCAAAAGCTACACGTAAAGTTTTTTTCATTCTACTTTTGATACCTAAAACCATTATATTCCGGTAGGTAAACATCATTACTCTGGTATCGCCACTCACCGATTTCGTCTTGCGCGGATCTAGAGtagcttaaatgatattgcgcgacataaaaaacgacacggacgtgagagaagacgacacaccaagcgcatggtgtgcttggtgtgtcgtcttctctcacgtccgtgtcgtttttttatgtcgcgcaatatcatttaagcaacgGATTAGCAACTTGcgcggaatgctgctctcatctAGAGTAGCTGCTCTTTTATGACTGCGCGCCGCTTCACACTGTAGCACACTAAATGTTGGCGAAGCAACATGATAAGTGGATCTTAACAATCGCATAATATGCATGGCcgcgtataaaaaaaaaagtaccaggTTCGATTATCGTTCTTTAATCCAGAAATTCCAAGCAGCCACAACTAGAGGCGAGACTTGAGTGTCACGAAGCGACACGTCTTTTTCGTGTCAACTGCGATGGCTTCGATCTCGACGAGCCAatcctgaaagaaaaaaaatatatataaataagaAGTGTCAAGCAGAGTTCGGTAATGCAGCTTAACGTTGATCTTTATAGTGCCCTTCTAAGGTTCGCTTGAAAGTGTTCCACACGCATCTTGTTTGGTCGTTTCTGGACAATCTCCTCGCAATAGCGAACGCCCTCCTCTCTGGAACGTTTTCCACGCGAATGGGATGGACAGTTATGCAAGAGTTCAGTAAGAGCTTTTGTTCAACACCACACGTTTTTCAATATACTAACGTGAAAccgccgcgtttttttttttgttcttttttgatAGGAGATCCAGTCATGACTTCTCACCGAGCCTGAATGCTGGACAGATATTTGTCGGATAGAGTCGACTCGGGAGTGTAACATGCCATCTGTACATATAcacagtgtgcgtgtgtgtgcgtgcgtgtgtatgtgtgtgtgcgtgcgtgcgtgcgtgcgtaggtgcgtgggtgcgtgggtgcgtgggtgcgtgggtgcgtgggtgcgtgtgtgtcagaaccgctctttgattgtgaggcacgccgtagcggggtaCTAAGGACTAGACTAGTACTAAGGACGAGTACCAATGGACCCGGTACTCGAGTATCCCTGCATTCCACCCACGGCCGCCGAGCCCAGGATCGGACCCTCGAGCTCTGCAGCGAAACCCCATAAGCTCCAGTGAAACGCCCACAGAGGCGTGTGCGCTGACATAAAATTCGCTCagtcaaaaaaaggaaaagaagtcaAATTGTACTGCTTAGCATCACAACGAAGGTACGCGGACTGTACGAGCTACACATCGTAGTGGGGCGTTTCGCAATAATTTTTttccacctggggttatttaacgtgcgcctaaacatAAGTAGGCGAGCCCTTTACGCATGCCGCACACATATAGGAACCGCGACGCTACTGCCGGGAGCTGAACCTGCCACATCCTGCTCAGCAGCGTAACGTGATTGCGACAATCGGTGCCACAAGCAGTGACGTATACGTACGTACCTCGTTCAGCCACGTAACTTGAAGGACGGTCCTGGCCGGTGGCGCCTTGCTGAAAACTAAGCACGCAGCTTTGGTGAGCAATTTCAGGCCGCGCGCAGTAAAAGAATTGCACGCAGAAAGGCCGTGCAGTAAAAGCTGTGGTCCACTATATACGAGCAGTAGACGCGTAGCGCACTGCCGACAAGGACAGTCGAAGAATTGACAAAACACATTTCGCGCCAACTCTCAACTCTCAAGAAGCCTGCGACCGTTCTTTTATACCAGGCCAAGATTCCGCTGTTCATCTCAATCAAGCAGCAACACAAACAATTTTAGCAGCCTGTCATTGCATTGACAGATTATAGCAATTAATGTATTCAACCTTGTCCCAACCGTGCCGTTGCTAAACCTTGAAATGCTAAATCTTGAGCAGACAAGGAAGTCGATGCTGTGCTCTAATTGATAACGTTTCGTGCCTTTGTAATCTCCCGCATTAACTGGCTTCCGCTTATTTACTGCATGGCAATTTAAGAAGGAGGAAACCAATCAAAGTGAGAGGCTATGGAAGTAAACAATTGAGATATTAAGCTTGAAGATTGCGAACACGGGTGTGTGGGAGCCGCAACATTGACATCACTCTTGTGGCCGCGAGGTTTGTATTCGTTTTGCATCATGTTTCGTTCCGACCCGACGGAATTCCATCATATTCCCGATTTCATCAACGGTGAGCGTTTCTTGGGGCATTTGATAATTCTGCGCATGGACAGTAGCCGCTCTGTACCCGACAACGACATCTTTGTCGTCTCGCAATTTTGTTCCTTACCTTTCGTGTATTCTTCATTCACGACGTCAAAGTCGTCCTTGTTCGTGATGAATACCGAACACTTTGCCACTGGGAATGAACGCacacatgcgaaaaaaaaaaaagaaacagcggttCAGAAACAGGCGAATTAAACATGATCAACTGTATATAAAGTGATAAAGTTTCGTTCTCGCCATCTGCTATAGTCACTCGTCCGGTTTCTAAAATCCATGTGAGATTTTGCAGGGCCTGAAACAAATGGTGCGATTACAGTGAACGTCTCGAAGCGAAAGACCCTCTGATGCAAAAAGTTTCGAAACCAGCAGGCCGTACAGAGACACGTTTGCTCAcgggcaatcaatcaatcaatctatctatctatctatctatctatctatctatctatctatctatctatctatctatctatctatctatctatctatctatctatctatctatctatctatctatctatctatctatctatctatctatctgtctgtctgtctgtctgtctgtctgtctgtctgtctgtctgtctgtctgtctgtctgtctgtctgtctgtctgtctgtctgtctgtctgtctgtctgtctgtctgtctgtctatctatctatctatctatctatctatctatctatctatctatctatctatctatctatctatctatctatctatctatctatctatctatctatctatctatctatctatctatctatctatctatctatctatctatctatctatctgtctgtctgtctgtctgtctgtctgtctgtctgtctgtctgtctgtctgtctgtctgtctgtctgtctgtctgtctgtctgtctgtctgtctgtctgtctatctatctatctatctatctatctatctatctatctatctatctatctatctatctatctatctatctatctatctatctatctatctatctatctatctatctatctatctatctatctatctatctatctatctatctatctattagatagatagatagatagatagatagatagatagatagatagatagatagatagatagatagatagatagatagatagatagatagatagatagatagatagatcacacGCTGAGATGTATTCCGCCACATATGCTTAATATTCCGATTCGCGCCTAAATATCCTTACGCCCATCGCGAAAAACATTGTGCTTGGCCTTCTCCTACGACATCGAAAGCGCGGACGAGTTTTCTTAAAAAGGTACGACTTTGCAGAAAGGCGTGGCATGTTTCAGGGCACTCAAGCTTTCGTTATCACGtggacttctctctctctctcttgatgagCACGAAACGCTttcagctcccgttgtcggcaaccttcaagtgaccttgagaaCCAAAAgtcagagccgttatccgggcactcaaacgagaacatccgggcaagttgcgagaacaaaacgcgATCATCCGGGCAACCGGTCAAGACCCCATTACATAggctagttacttcccaaacaagttGCAAAAGATATTGATTCCGAGttcttccaaatgtttgttcacaattaTCACTCAAGCCGTAACTTCTGGTACGCTGGAATTTTATTTGtgatttccaatagcgacgttcaaaagccAGATGCAGGGAActgtacacttgattgtcatccttcggcgctgagacagagttgccggtgctcttttcaacgccggcggtccgtgagttccgcggcagCGTCCGGCGCACCGTGGATGGCGGTttgaccgagacgagacttgcaatgaggttcggTCTGTGGCAGGAAACTATGACGCCcgtatggaccagtgcacagtatggcgtggggCGGTGTGATGTGGTGGGGTGCGCCATTGCGAACATACACTACATCCCTTTTAAGATTGTGcttagtatcatctccaaccaatctgctttaccGGTAGCCCATTTCGTGCTTACGTCtatactctcgattacgggagagctagcattcttttttttcgcatttcggtgTTTCTTTGAGACACGAAAAAGAAATGATTCCGTTAGGTATGAAGCTAGTCGCTACTTAGTCGGACCCTTCCTAAAACAACTCAGCCACTTTTTTCAATGAGCGTTTTTCGCTTACATTATCATTTGCGAAATTTAGAATTTCTGTTTTTATTGTTAGTTTAGTTAATTTTCGAGCAAAGCTACTTTTTTCATAGAAGCTAGAGCGATAGCCGAAGGCTTACTGCTACCAACCTCTCCAGTTAGATCCCCTTTAACTTACCCACCTCTATAAATCAATCTTTACTAATTAGATCATTAAAGTGGACGCATAATTTTCTGCCATGCGCACCATAGGGTTCTCAACAACAAAATTCAGTCGCGTTTATCCACTGCGCGCCAGAATATTCACAAGTCACATATTCACAAGTCACAAGTCACTAGGCTATAATTACACTTAGACAGCGGTGCTAAATTCTGACAtgggtattattattattattcctttctttctgtaATAGGATGGCGTTTCTGCTCGCAGTGTTGTAGGATACGGCTACAGAGCAATACCAGAAAGGGGGCAGGTTTGAATAGCTGGTATTCTGTTATTCCGCAAAGACGTACAGTATAATAAATAGCGCGAGCTGTAATCAACGGGACTGACCGTCTGCATGGAGCCGTATTCTGAAACGGTCCACTTCGACGATACTATTGCGTCGGCGACAGTTCTACgtcaggcgcgcgctgattggctggttgagcgaaATATGATGACGTAGCTCATGCGATTTTCGCTAAAACAACCAATCAGCGTGCGCCTGACGGCGAGCTATGGCCGAGGCCATAGTATCACAAAAGTGGACCGTTTCATAATACGGCCCCTGGTGTACGTCCTGTTGTGAATAATTCTCGCTGTACACCCTCGCAACGTAAAAGCGATACGAGAACTTCCCCCCATCGTACTCGTAGACAATTTTATTTCCCTAACCCGGGCGGTGTGCGCCTTTGAACAGCCAGGCCTTAGAAGACAGCGCGTAGGGAATTTGAAAAACAACGCCCAAATCGTGACGCATGATTACCTGTCGCGTCTGCTCCGCGATGCCGCCCTCGACGACTTTGCCCGTCAGTGGGTCGATGCCCCTCGTGCCGGACACGTAGACGGTGTTGCCCACGCGGATCGCCTGGCTGCGAAATGACAGATGGTCACGTGCTCAAGAACTGGAGAGAAAGATGATCTCAAGTGTTGAAGATACGTGATCGTAAACGCTGCAACCTGctcaaaacgaaaagaaaaggtaAGTTGGAAGGCGGTTCAACGTGTATTTGCAATCGATAAAAGACAATGCGTTCCTGTGAAACTTGCGGGGGGTGTAAGAGGGACTGAGAACGGGGTACAGTTTATTGCGAGAGCCGCACTATAGCGATTACGTTTGATCGACGTCAACTAGAGGTTGATCCGCATTGCAAATTCTTGTCATCAGTTATATCATAACCATCGTCATCATCCCGATCAGCATCATCATCGTAGTCATCACATACCCGTTAACCTgagtggcacataaccaatgTAATCACATAACCAGTGGCCCCAATTACGCATACGCTGTGGCAGGTATCCAATGGCCCCTGTGGCCTTAGTGGCCCCTACATGTGACGCGTACTTTAGTAGTCGCAGTGGCACTTACATTTAGACTGCGCTaccgtcgggatcggcccacgcaagaggctagAAACAGGCTAGAAACAGAAATGCCGAGCAGTGGTGATAACTCGCCGTGGAAGGCATTGTCTTAAAAAAATTACGCAGATTCCACGCCCTGGGAGTATTGACTCATGCGGAGCATTTCGCAGGTATCGCTGGCTCTCCAGCATCGTTTGGGGTTCTACAAAGCTTTACCGGACGGACGAGCACGTCTGGGTGTTACGACAGCAACTGGGCGATGACTACGGTGACGACGATATGCGCGGTGTTAAGCCGGCGGAAAATTCAGTTGCCCCAAGAATTGTCTGGTCCACGTATAAGAAATCAAAGGAGGGGTTCAGTGGTAGGATGCGATATTACGCTTTAAATGTACCTGTGAGCAAACATTACATGTAATTTTGTGGAATTATgtgtaagttgattaattaagactaattatgtgatTAGACGGAATACCAAAAAAATTATCATAGCATCTCCagacgacggcaaacaacattacgttgGTTCCGTCCAGCTACGTTTTTCCCATATGTCTGTTTTTCCGTTTGtccatatttttttaaagtttggctaaagttacgtgggacaccctgtgtaacTCACCTGAAGCGTGTGACGATGGGTAATCGTGGACTGTTGATGACTTCGCGCTGTAGCGTTCTGGCGACGTCCATTCCGGCACCTGCAATAGTGCGGAACGTCCCGATGCAGCGTGAGCTTTTATTTCGTACAGCTGCCTTCATTCGCGCGGAGCAATAGCGGCAGCTGTGCGCATACAGCTACACTGCCCTCTGTCAGCGTCCGGGGCTGTGTCCAAAACAGTGAGCCCGTTGCAAACTGCACGTACTCGCACATGCTGTGGTGTGCACATGTCGCGAAGTCCCAGATGCAATGCGAAAACCGGTACAGCGCGacatagaaaggaagaagcaAGCCGAGCCGGGCAGATGAAAGATAAGAGCGCTGTGTTCTTTCAACAGAGCTCTGTGCTTTCATccggccggctcggcttgtttcttcctttctatgttgcgctgtaccagttttagaatgccataccaactcgcccaatcctcaaccctagtgaacaCAGATGCCAGTCGTGGAGCAAAACACAGACGGCTTCCCGTAGACCGCTACGTTTGAAAGTTACACTACGTTGTCAAAACGAAACTATTAGCCTATTATACAAAAAAGAATAttctgcggatcccacgcactatgGGTGGGAATCGATGTATAAGCGAAGCtatgtatgctgtttgctttgagtgACTTTGAGTGGCTGTGCTGGCGGCGAATCTGTAATTACTTCAGCATTTAGTCCAATACCTGAGTTGTGAtgttgatgttaaacgttgccTTGCGTACGccactgctgcttgtctgcgtagtccacagagagacgtgcttgcttgaggcgttgttgcgcgtcattgttcataatctctgagagggatGATCATTATCATTCCCTCACGTGGAACATCGCTTCATGACCGCAACAGTCtccaccacgtttcgctgcgtagcgaagacgctcctgttccgtGCGGCGCTTCCTTCGGGCCTGGGTGCCCACGACGCTGAGTGCgagctttggagccattttgctggcgcgtgtttacgtgctccttccgcatacgtggccagcacgctgttgagacgatagctccaagcgctctcttcaggccaTGGACGATTTTAGTGTTTACACTGTCACAGCCCTGCACGCGACCTCCAaggcccagcacctgcatttttgtcgcgtaggaaagcaagcacagcacgtgccatacgcGCAAACTGTGAAccgctgccgcggcggcgccggccgggaTGCGCGGAAGCGAGCGCCACCTGGTGGTGTTGCGAGAAACCCAGCAGCGCACGcgaacatgatgatgatggtgatttaaTGGCATCTCCTTTGAGAcggggcagtgacaaatagtcacatAGCCTGCATGCTTGAAGTAGTCACctagcatggatggatggatggatgctgcgagtgtcccctttggaacggaacagtgggctgcgccaccaagctcttgttattacatTGCCTAAGGTCCTACTTAGGgctaagaaaggaaaaaaaagaagaaaagaatgaagTCCCATCAGCAAACTTTCTaaacccctattgggaactttgtttttgtacgtttccgttgtttgtcgtttccctacttttcttccttaGTAGCAAGACcaggaggcaagcgccatctggtggtgttgcaagaaacccagcggcgcacGTGAGCCAGGCCACAGCAGTAGCAGCGCCaggaaagtcgggagaagaggcaaagaaagcttcgctttctcGGCACTTCAAAGGCAGCACGCTTGCAAATTGTGCTGCCGTTTTCTTATCGTCGTCGCTCCTA is a window from the Dermacentor albipictus isolate Rhodes 1998 colony chromosome 6, USDA_Dalb.pri_finalv2, whole genome shotgun sequence genome containing:
- the LOC139046799 gene encoding rutC family protein C23G10.2-like, whose amino-acid sequence is MDVARTLQREVINSPRLPIVTRFSQAIRVGNTVYVSGTRGIDPLTGKVVEGGIAEQTRQWQSVRYSSRTRTTLTS